One genomic segment of Flagellimonas marinaquae includes these proteins:
- the iolC gene encoding 5-dehydro-2-deoxygluconokinase translates to MKTEKRDVITFGRSSIDLYSQNVGSSFVDIKGFDAFVGGSPLNIAVGCSRLGTSTSLLTAVGNDKVGEFIVNFLQKEGVGTKCIPIKEGSRSSAVVLGIEPPDRFPLVFYRENAADSQIDIDDVDNANIQNYRILMLSGTALNVEPTRSAGFHASEIAVKNNVDVILDLDFRADQWHDYRAYGLTIRAILPRVKIAIGTEEEIIAATIHNVDQVSIKDQQISSPEITGDIDKSIEQILALGIETLIVKRGKDGATICERNKSRQDVPGFPVEVLNVLGAGDAFASGFVYGLLQNWNLYKACRMGNASGAQVVTQKGCANFMPTLEESMAFIDKNGGF, encoded by the coding sequence ATGAAAACCGAAAAAAGAGATGTGATTACATTCGGACGATCTTCTATAGACCTATATTCACAAAATGTTGGTTCGTCATTTGTCGATATCAAAGGTTTCGATGCTTTTGTTGGGGGATCTCCTTTGAACATAGCAGTGGGCTGTTCTCGTTTGGGTACAAGTACCAGTTTGCTAACTGCGGTGGGCAATGACAAGGTCGGTGAGTTTATTGTCAATTTTTTGCAAAAAGAAGGAGTTGGCACAAAGTGCATCCCAATAAAGGAAGGTTCAAGGAGCAGTGCTGTGGTACTGGGTATTGAACCACCAGATAGGTTCCCCTTGGTTTTTTACAGGGAGAATGCCGCGGACAGCCAAATCGATATAGACGATGTTGATAATGCTAACATTCAAAATTATCGCATATTAATGTTAAGCGGAACGGCTTTGAATGTTGAACCCACGCGAAGCGCAGGATTCCATGCTTCGGAAATTGCTGTCAAAAATAATGTGGATGTAATCCTTGACCTTGACTTTAGGGCCGACCAATGGCATGATTATCGGGCATATGGACTTACGATTCGCGCCATCCTGCCAAGGGTAAAAATTGCAATTGGTACCGAAGAAGAAATAATTGCGGCAACTATCCATAATGTTGATCAAGTATCTATAAAGGACCAACAAATTTCATCACCGGAGATAACAGGTGATATAGACAAATCCATAGAACAAATCTTAGCATTAGGAATAGAGACCTTGATTGTAAAAAGAGGAAAAGATGGAGCTACCATTTGTGAGAGGAACAAGTCCAGACAGGATGTGCCGGGGTTTCCCGTTGAAGTACTCAATGTTCTTGGGGCCGGGGACGCTTTTGCCAGTGGTTTTGTTTATGGTCTACTACAAAATTGGAATTTGTACAAGGCCTGCCGTATGGGAAATGCGAGCGGAGCGCAGGTCGTAACTCAAAAAGGATGCGCAAATTTTATGCCGACCTTGGAAGAGTCCATGGCATTTATAGATAAAAATGGCGGTTTTTAA
- the iolB gene encoding 5-deoxy-glucuronate isomerase, which translates to MTGESQLLVKPKTDAEIYHRITPESANWKYLGFEARLMKKDDEWVHDTLDTEMVIVLLGGNFEVESNKGHWKTLNGRKNVFKGVAHTLYLPRHTKFSLKAVSETLDIAYGWCNAEQDYPPKFVTPENTPIVIFGGDNATRQFNDLVPPGFGCDRIVVREVYTPSGNWSSFPAHKHDERIVGDDGTVLEPIQEETYFYKFQKPEAYAIQQVYTKDRSLDEIVRPRHNEVVLIPKGFHPVVAEHGFHCYYLNFLAGTDQCLANTTDPDHEWIYGSWSNKDQRLPLVTAEMNFNQENTD; encoded by the coding sequence CCCTGAATCGGCTAATTGGAAATATTTGGGTTTTGAAGCCAGGCTAATGAAAAAGGATGATGAATGGGTTCACGATACCCTTGATACCGAAATGGTAATTGTATTGCTCGGTGGAAATTTTGAAGTTGAGAGCAATAAGGGGCATTGGAAGACTTTGAACGGGCGTAAAAATGTATTTAAAGGTGTGGCACATACCCTATATTTGCCCAGGCACACTAAATTCAGTTTGAAAGCGGTTAGTGAAACTTTGGATATTGCCTATGGCTGGTGCAACGCAGAGCAGGATTACCCGCCAAAATTTGTTACCCCGGAAAACACACCGATTGTGATTTTTGGAGGGGACAATGCCACTCGACAGTTCAATGATCTAGTTCCACCGGGATTTGGTTGTGACAGAATAGTTGTCCGCGAGGTGTACACCCCATCTGGAAATTGGAGCTCTTTCCCCGCGCACAAACACGATGAACGGATTGTTGGTGATGACGGGACGGTTTTGGAACCCATACAAGAGGAAACATATTTTTATAAATTTCAAAAACCCGAGGCCTATGCCATACAACAGGTATATACAAAGGATAGGTCTTTGGATGAAATTGTTCGACCAAGGCATAATGAAGTTGTATTGATTCCAAAAGGGTTCCATCCGGTTGTGGCGGAACACGGATTCCATTGTTACTATCTCAACTTTTTGGCAGGGACCGATCAGTGTCTGGCAAATACAACGGACCCTGATCACGAATGGATATATGGCTCATGGTCGAATAAAGACCAACGATTGCCCTTGGTAACTGCAGAAATGAATTTTAATCAAGAAAATACCGATTGA